From one Saprospiraceae bacterium genomic stretch:
- a CDS encoding AGE family epimerase/isomerase — MHYSLSALSGLQRFYNDRLLNDTIPFWFPRSYDEKHKGYLLMRDADGSLLDDDKAVWIQGRASWMLSTLFNTVESKPEWLQGARIGLDFLDQYCFDHDGQMFFHMTREGKPLRKRRYFFSETFYTIAAAAYAHASSSEEYTSSARKSFTECLAYANGEKKLIAKYTDTRPSKGIGVPMIMINTAQQIRSTIGDDRCDSWIMKWIDEIERDFIKDELGCVMEQVAPDGSIIDHIDGRTLNPGHAIEGAWFILHEARYRNNDPRLIRLGCRMLDYMWARGWDQEYGGIFYFRDVHHRPVQEYWQDMKFWWPHNEAIIATLLAYLMTGDEKYAQWHQSVHAYAYQHFHDTQYGEWYGYLHRDGSIAQPAKGNLFKGPFHLPRQEWYCSQVLKEWLVDKANL, encoded by the coding sequence ATGCACTATAGTTTATCTGCATTATCAGGACTACAGCGTTTTTACAATGATCGATTATTAAATGACACGATTCCATTTTGGTTTCCACGATCGTACGATGAAAAACATAAAGGATATCTATTGATGCGGGATGCAGATGGAAGTCTCCTCGATGATGACAAGGCTGTATGGATCCAGGGTAGGGCGAGCTGGATGCTATCCACGCTATTCAATACGGTGGAATCCAAACCAGAATGGTTACAGGGTGCGCGAATAGGTCTTGATTTTTTGGACCAATATTGTTTTGACCATGACGGACAAATGTTTTTCCATATGACGAGGGAAGGGAAACCGCTTCGCAAAAGGAGGTATTTTTTCTCGGAGACCTTTTACACGATAGCGGCAGCAGCTTATGCTCATGCCAGCAGCTCAGAAGAATATACCTCATCAGCCAGGAAATCATTCACCGAATGCCTTGCATATGCCAATGGTGAAAAAAAATTAATTGCCAAATATACAGATACCAGGCCTTCCAAGGGGATAGGAGTCCCCATGATCATGATCAATACAGCGCAGCAAATAAGGTCTACCATCGGGGATGACCGATGCGACTCCTGGATTATGAAATGGATCGATGAGATTGAAAGGGATTTTATCAAAGATGAGCTAGGTTGCGTTATGGAGCAGGTGGCTCCAGATGGCAGCATCATAGATCATATCGATGGTCGTACGCTCAATCCGGGTCATGCCATCGAAGGTGCCTGGTTTATCCTGCATGAAGCGAGGTATAGAAACAATGATCCCAGATTGATCAGACTTGGGTGTCGCATGTTAGACTATATGTGGGCACGAGGATGGGACCAGGAGTATGGTGGTATTTTTTATTTCAGGGATGTACATCACCGACCAGTACAGGAATATTGGCAGGATATGAAATTTTGGTGGCCTCACAATGAAGCGATCATAGCGACTCTCCTGGCCTACTTGATGACTGGTGATGAAAAATACGCGCAATGGCACCAGTCAGTTCATGCGTATGCTTATCAACATTTTCATGATACCCAATATGGTGAATGGTACGGTTACTTACATCGGGATGGAAGCATCGCACAGCCAGCCAAAGGCAATTTATTTAAAGGTCCCTTTCATTTACCCAGGCAGGAGTGGTATTGTAGTCAAGTTTTGAAAGAATGGTTGGTAGATAAAGCAAACCTCTGA
- a CDS encoding sialate O-acetylesterase, which produces MKYLCVLIWSMPLLVLGQLSLDPIFSDHMVFQQGQKITVWGKAIPGMTIAGMMQHDQQSTFVQPDSSWLLHFASLTASARPYSITISTQGQSIQMNDILIGDLWLCLGQSNMEWPMVKELHYKEAVSMSDQPLLRFYNPDYTGKGIYNTPFNDSIIQRLQKGPFYHGVWQVSDSNTIKQMSAVAYYFGKELLLDQGIPIGLIQLSIGGAPLETLIDREVMKAAPQFTSKIKADWLHNPSLPVWIKERAVQNLGDVNPLGADNDLAHPFAPGFAFDRGLKSFVPLPIKGVIFYQGESNAQEQDRVAEYADLFKLMVRDYRRQWHQPSLPFYYVQLSSIDTTRYKSQCWPAFREEQRKILSTVDHTGMAVSSDVGAKDDVHPTDKKTVGHRLALQALKNSYHKRIVADGPLVKKAKYHRGKTTITFHYPIRVLATSDQKPLRGFSIDPHKETTALIHHRKVIIPGMSKPDYIYYAWQPYSTANLTNDLGLPASTFKIKVK; this is translated from the coding sequence ATGAAATACCTCTGTGTGCTGATATGGAGTATGCCTTTGTTGGTTTTGGGCCAATTGAGTTTGGATCCTATATTCTCAGATCATATGGTATTTCAACAAGGTCAGAAAATTACTGTTTGGGGAAAGGCAATACCGGGCATGACGATAGCTGGTATGATGCAACACGATCAGCAAAGCACATTCGTCCAACCAGATTCCAGCTGGCTACTCCACTTTGCCAGCTTAACCGCCAGTGCCAGACCATATTCAATCACGATCAGCACTCAAGGTCAGTCTATACAAATGAATGATATCCTCATAGGTGATCTTTGGTTATGTTTAGGTCAGTCCAATATGGAATGGCCTATGGTCAAAGAACTGCATTACAAGGAGGCAGTCTCTATGAGCGACCAACCACTACTTCGATTTTACAATCCGGATTATACCGGTAAAGGGATTTACAATACTCCATTCAACGATTCTATCATCCAAAGACTACAAAAAGGCCCTTTTTATCACGGAGTTTGGCAAGTCAGCGACAGCAACACAATCAAACAGATGAGTGCTGTGGCCTATTATTTTGGAAAAGAATTATTGTTAGATCAGGGCATTCCCATTGGTTTGATTCAATTGTCCATTGGCGGTGCTCCTTTGGAGACATTGATAGATCGGGAAGTGATGAAAGCTGCACCACAATTTACCAGTAAAATAAAAGCTGATTGGCTCCACAATCCATCCCTGCCGGTATGGATCAAAGAACGTGCAGTGCAAAATTTAGGAGATGTCAATCCCCTTGGTGCGGATAATGATTTAGCACATCCATTTGCCCCTGGATTTGCTTTTGACCGGGGGCTAAAATCATTTGTGCCTTTACCTATCAAAGGAGTGATTTTCTATCAGGGAGAAAGCAATGCCCAGGAGCAGGATCGGGTAGCAGAGTATGCAGATTTATTTAAACTAATGGTTCGGGATTATAGGCGACAGTGGCATCAGCCCAGCTTGCCGTTTTATTATGTTCAACTTTCATCGATAGATACGACCAGGTATAAAAGCCAATGCTGGCCGGCATTCAGAGAGGAGCAAAGAAAAATATTATCTACCGTCGATCATACAGGGATGGCGGTGTCAAGCGATGTTGGAGCTAAAGATGATGTACATCCCACTGATAAAAAAACCGTAGGACACCGCCTGGCATTGCAGGCTTTAAAAAACAGTTATCATAAAAGAATAGTGGCTGATGGCCCGTTGGTAAAAAAAGCCAAATACCATCGTGGAAAAACGACGATTACCTTCCACTATCCCATACGGGTATTGGCTACTTCAGATCAGAAGCCCTTGCGTGGGTTTTCAATCGATCCTCACAAAGAAACTACAGCCCTTATCCATCATCGCAAGGTGATCATACCGGGCATGTCCAAACCTGACTATATCTATTATGCCTGGCAGCCATATTCTACCGCTAACCTGACGAATGATCTTGGCTTGCCGGCTTCCACTTTTAAAATTAAAGTAAAATGA
- a CDS encoding MFS transporter, whose product MNYSKNYPWVAVGLLWMVALLNYLDRQMLATMKPAMQIDIEELQSATNFGYLMAVFLWIYGLMSPVSGIIADRLNKKWLIIGSLFVWSLVTLLMGFAQTYNQLYALRALMGISEALYIPAGLALIAGLHGDKTRSLAIGLHMTGLYLGQALGGFGATIAASFSWQTTFQTFGLVGVVYAMVLVLFLKNDAEPTPVTTLTRLPRWTDVFGGVSILVVNISFWIILFCFTIPSLPGWAIKNWLPTLFSENLHIDMTLAGPYSTITTAGSSLLGVIFGGLLADRWSQTNLRGRIYTSAIGLGLTIPALILIGSGHTLIHIIGAAFCFGFGFGMFDANNMPIICQFVAARHRATAYGLMNMTGIFAGAVITNVLGRSTDAGTLGSSFAVLAAFVLIAISLQLIFLRPSTNNYQLK is encoded by the coding sequence ATGAATTATTCAAAAAACTATCCCTGGGTAGCCGTAGGACTATTATGGATGGTCGCTTTACTTAATTATCTCGACCGCCAGATGTTGGCCACGATGAAGCCAGCTATGCAGATCGATATTGAGGAGTTACAATCCGCGACTAATTTTGGATATCTCATGGCAGTTTTTCTGTGGATCTATGGACTCATGAGCCCTGTGTCCGGGATCATTGCTGATCGGCTCAATAAAAAGTGGTTGATCATAGGAAGCTTATTTGTATGGTCTTTGGTGACCCTATTGATGGGATTTGCCCAGACTTATAATCAACTGTATGCTTTAAGAGCGTTGATGGGCATCAGCGAAGCGCTTTACATACCTGCTGGACTGGCACTGATCGCGGGATTGCATGGGGATAAGACAAGGTCTTTGGCGATTGGTCTCCATATGACAGGTCTGTATCTGGGCCAGGCTTTGGGCGGCTTTGGCGCTACCATCGCTGCTTCTTTTTCCTGGCAGACTACCTTTCAAACCTTTGGTTTGGTAGGAGTGGTTTATGCCATGGTTTTGGTTTTGTTTTTAAAAAATGATGCTGAGCCAACTCCAGTTACGACTTTGACCAGACTTCCAAGATGGACCGATGTGTTCGGAGGAGTATCTATCCTGGTCGTAAATATTTCCTTTTGGATCATCCTGTTTTGTTTTACTATTCCCAGCTTGCCGGGATGGGCTATAAAAAACTGGCTGCCTACTCTTTTCTCTGAAAACCTGCACATAGACATGACGCTTGCAGGACCTTACTCTACGATCACAACGGCAGGGTCTTCATTATTAGGAGTGATCTTTGGAGGTTTGCTGGCAGATCGATGGTCTCAGACAAATCTTAGAGGCAGGATATATACCAGTGCTATAGGCCTTGGCTTGACGATTCCAGCATTAATACTGATTGGATCTGGACATACTTTGATCCATATCATCGGAGCAGCATTTTGTTTTGGATTTGGTTTCGGGATGTTTGATGCTAATAACATGCCGATCATCTGCCAGTTTGTAGCTGCAAGGCACCGGGCTACTGCGTATGGTCTGATGAATATGACAGGCATATTTGCAGGGGCTGTCATCACTAATGTCCTGGGCAGGTCTACTGATGCGGGTACGTTGGGATCCAGTTTTGCGGTTTTGGCTGCTTTCGTTTTGATAGCCATTTCATTGCAACTAATTTTCCTTCGTCCCTCGACGAATAATTATCAACTAAAATGA